TCAACAACCCAAGCCTAAGTAACACCAAATAAAGGACTGAgattgaggctttttttttttttttttgagacaaggtctcgctctgtcgcccaggctggagggcagttcTTCGCTcactacctctgcctcctaggctcaagctgggactacagacgcgcgcCGCcccgcccaactaattttttcttcttcttttttttttttttttttgagagtctcgctctgtcgcccaggctggagtgcagtggcactatctcggctcactgcaacctccgtctcccaggttcaagcgattctcctgcctcagcttcccgggtagctgggactacaggtgcgcgccaacactctgtctaatttttgtatttttagtagagacggggtttcaccatgctggccaggctggtctccaactcccgacctcaggcgattctcccgcctcggcctcccaaagtgctgggattacagtcgtgagccaccgcgcccggcctagttaattttttaatttaatttttttgtggagacgaggtctcactattgcccaggctaatctcgaacttctgggctaagcgatcctcctgcctcgagcctcccaaattgttgggcttacaggcgtgagccaccgcacctggcggaACATTTCTACTCTAATGAAAATTATAACAGTTTTTACAGTTTTCCTAGCTCCCAACTGTACCTATAAGTTCAGAGTCCATTTAATGTACTTGTAATAATTCAGGCTGgtgttttattatcttttctacATTATTACCCTCTCAAAGAACAAAAGCAGGTAACTCCTATAAAGTCTAATAGTCTGAAAATTGTAGTGTCCGTTTTCTCTTTAGCCATAAAGTTTTGCTTAAATGCTGAGTCGCGTTTTAATGCTCTACTAGATGTACATATAAGAATACTAAATGGAGggaaagtaatttcttttttttttttgagacggggtcactcaggctggagtgccagtgcgCGATTACAGCTCACCGGAGCctctcgacctccccaggctcaagtgatcctgccacctcagcctccccaatagctgggactacagacacgcgccaccacgcccggctaatttttttgtatttttcttagagactgggttttgccatgttgcccaaactggtcttgaactcctgggctcaagcgacctgcctgcctcagccccgcaaagtgctgggattacaggcgtgagccaccgcgcccggccataattTTATCTTAATCACTTTTTTCCAGGAACTATTACGTTTCAAAGAATGAGGAATTAACTGACAACACTTCAGGTTCAACATGTAAATAGGGACGCTCATTTGAGAATAAATCACATTTTGTCACAGTTGTATTGAAAAATCGGTATTTCTGAACGTCATTTTACCATTACGGAAGTATAACTCAGacacaataaaatgtttaatatacgGCTAGGATTAGGTTAAGGTGAGAGAGGCGCCTAGAGCACAAATTTTAAGGAGGCAAGACCACGACCCCGACCGTGAGCGCCTGCTTAACATTTGCTCCCCAGGCGCTTCCCACTCCCCAGCCGGGCCCCGTCCTAGTTCAATCAATCAAGAAAATCAAGAGTACGAAGGCCTTGTGCGGTCTGGACGGTCTTTCCACGTCTCAGGTGCAGTTAAGCCAGTCACACTCCATCCACCTACCCGccatgaaaaattatttgttcaGCAGGAATTGCCAAGTCAAATACAGCCATATAAAGCCCCCCTTCGACGTGCCAGGTGTGCCTCCGGAGAGCAGCCACCAAAACCACCAGCAGCCCGTCCGCGCCGGGAAATGCGCCCTCGCTGGCTTACGGGGCCACTCAGACAGTTCTAAGTGCCTTTCCCTGTAACGCAGAGGCACACCTGCCTTCCCTCGGGAAACAGCGGCCCGACGTGCGCCCGCAACGCGTAAAGCGTCAACAGCTGAAACCCTCGGAATCCTCCCCGAACAGAAACAACCACCGCTGCCAGCTGCGCGCTCGGGGGAAAAGACGTTGCGCCCCCGCCGACTGCCGGTTTCCCGGGCGCGAGCCCGGATCCAGGTGGTCAGTCCCGGTACGCAACCACGGCGAGAACCCGGCCCTGCTAAGGGAGAAGGGAAGCCGTTTCCCGCGGGCTTCATACAGACACGGTGCTAAGACAGCCCGAGTCGCGGACCAGTCCaacaggcaggcagatcagtggGCAGCCCGCGTGCGCGAGGACCCCGATGGCGGCGCCGGGTGGCGGGAAGGAGGAAGTTTCAAAGCCAGCTTGACGTGGTTGTGGCCGTTGGGCGAGATGAAGCTACACTGTGAGGTGGAGGTGATCAGCCGGCACTTGCCCGCCTTGGGGCTTAGGAACCGGGGCAAGGGCGTCCGAGCCGTGTTGAGCCTCTGTCAGCAGACTTCCAGGAGTCAGCCGCCGGTCCGAGCCTTCCTGCTCATCTCCACCCTGAAGGACAAGCGCGGGACCCGCTATGAGGTGCGTGAAGTGGGCAGGCCCTGTCAGTCTCGCGTTCTTCTTGGAAGCCGAGACGCGGGCCACCCTCGGTCCTCATGCTCCCGGCTGCTCCCTAGGCGAAAGCCCGCCTTGGGGGTTCCTGAACTCCCAGCCTTGAGACCTACCATCAGCCCGACCCCAGGGTCCTGTGCGTCTTCCTACGGACCCGAAAGAAGAAAGCTTTGAGAGTGTACCTTTTCGCTATTTTTCCTCCCCACTTTTACGACTTTGAATTTACAGTGTTGCTATTTAGTAGTGGATGGCAATCCCGCCTGTTTCAAGTTTCTGAAATTTTGCGTGAAACAAGCGCAAATGAAGCAGCTGTCCAGTTGGGGAACAGTAAAATAACTGCAGTTCTGTTCAGTGAATTCTTTCTCCCACAATATTCTCCCTAGCTTAAAAAAGCAGGTCGGCCGCCCTCCCCACAGTTGCCGTCTCCCCCGGGGCCGGCCGGTCTTATGATCCGGCGGATCCTCCTGGGGAGGCCGGGACGGGGAGAGGGCGCGGGCGCCGAGTGGCGGGGGCAGCGGGCGGGCGCGGCGACCGGGGCCGGGGCGGGGATCCGGGCGGCGACCGCGGCGGCGGCAGCGCCGCGGGCCTGCGGCCCTCTCCCCTCCGGCGAGGGGAGTCGCTGCTTGGGGCCGGGGGGGCGGCCCCGCGGCGTGGAGCGGCGGCGACGGCGGCGGACCCTCCAGGCGGGCTGAGGCTGAGcccggggccggggcgggggctCCGGGGGGACCATGCCCGGAGGCCGGCCGGCAGCAGCATCATGGCTCACGGGCCCGGCGCGCTGATGCTCAAGTGCGTGGTGGTCGGCGACGGGGCGGTGGGCAAGACGTGCCTACTCATGAGCTGTGCCAACGACGCCTTCCCGGAGGAGTACGTGCCCACCGTCTTCGACCACTACACAGTCAGCGTCACCGTGGGGGGCAAGCAGTACCTCCTAGGACTCTATAACACCGCCGGACAGGAAGACTATGACCATCTGAGGCCTTTATCTTACCCAATGACCGACGTCTTCCTTATATGCTTCTCGGTGGTAAATCCAGCCTCATTTCAAAATGTGAGGGAGGAGTGGGTACCGGAACTTAAGGAATACGCACCAAATGTACCCTTTTTATTAATAGGAGCTCAGATTGATCTCCGAGATGACCCCAAAACTTTAGCAAGACTGAGTGATATGAAAGAAAAACCTATATGTGTGGAACAAGGACAGAAACTAGCAAAAGAGATAGGAGCATGCTGCTATGTGGAATGTTCAGCTTTAACCCAGAAGGGATTGAAGACTGTTTTTGATGAGGCTATCATAGCCATTTTAACTCCAAAGAAacacactgtaaaaaaaaaagaataggatcaAGATGTATAAACTGTTGTTTAATTACGTGAGAAACATCTTCAGTGGCCAAGGAAACTGTCCATTTCTCTCAGAAAGCAAATGAAATGCTGCAGCTATACCCAGACCTTTTATAGGTAATGAAGCAGTTCAaaacttgaaagaaaacaaaacctgtcCTCAGAATTCTGTAAAGTTTATTAAGAATGTTCCTTAAAGATTTAAGAAGCAGTAAGCAGCATCTGAAGCCACAATCtattataaatactttatttcaaCTAGAAGGTACAATCTCTCAGGGGTTTCATAGTTTAAAAAGCTACAATCACATCATGTTGTAACTACATAAAAAACAGAGCTGTAGATGGAACTGCTTGGCTTTGACCATACACATTTCTGCACAGCCCTTACAGAATCTGCACAAAGAAATATCTCCCTTTTCTCCAGTTAATTGTTCTTGTATGTAAGTTGCTTTCTATTCCAGCATACCCAGAGTGGTGAAATAACAAGGCCAGCCACGTAGCCAAAGGTCGCTCCAAGCGTACAGGAGATGGGCCATACCTGAGGAGAGAATGTATGAgatcaaaaaagaacaaatgttttATTACTTGAGCACAAGTGTAacctaaatatttctatattaaagCTTAAtgtgctttcttaaaaaaaatcaggtcaCAGCATCCTGCACTTGCCTTGTCTTGATATTTGTTATGCTTATAAGTACTTGTTTAATAACTATCTCTCATCAGATTGTCAACTCTTTAAGTGTAGTTACCCTGTCAGTCTTATTCATTGCTATGTCCCAAGCCCCTATTAGAGTACCTGGTACATAGTGGGTTCTGAATCAATAGTTGTTGAAATCTAAAGCAGATGCAACAgcaatcattaattttttttaaattttaaatatgccaTTTATATAGATGAtaatcattaaattttttttgagcacTCATTATGTGTCAGTCATCGTTCTAGCACTCAGGATAGAATAGCAAAGGAGACAAGAttcctgctctcatggagttTGTATATAACCTACTGGGAGGTGTGCCCACCCCAGGCTAATGGACTGAAGTTATGAAGGCAAGTAACTGCTATTGGCAACTCTTCCTACAGTTACATAGTTGGAATGGGAGAAAAGGAGCATTCTCTCAAAACATGGTGATCCTGTTCTCAAAGGAGAGTTACTGGACAGACAGAGCAGTAACATCCACCACCAGCTAGATGAGGAGTATAACTTCccaactgctaaaaaaaaaaaaaaaaaaaaaaactttaaaacttggccacgcgccgtggctcatgcctgtaatcccagcactttggtaggcccaggcaggcagatcacttgaggccaggagttctagaccagcttggccaacatgatgaaaccgtgtttctactaaaaatacaaaaattagccgggcatggtggcacgcacctgtaatccgagctactcaggaggctgagtcatgggaattgcttgaacctgggaagtggaggttgcagtgatggcaccacttcactccatcctgggtgagagtgagtgagactctgtctcaaaaaaaaacaactttttttttttttttttttttttttttgagaaggagtctctttctgttgcccagcctggagtgcagtggcgtgataaaaagctttaaaacttaaaatgaaaacactcaGACTCAAGGACTAAAAGCCaaaccaaagcctggcaaagTAACTGGCACATTCTAGTTGTAATAAATGTTACTGAGTAACAAtaattagttttcttcttttttttctattggttttATGCAGCTAAGGGAGAACATTGAGCAATTCTTCACCAAATTTGTAGATGAGGGGAAAGCCACTGTTCGGTTAAAGGAGCCTCCTGTGGATATCTGTCTAAGTAAGGTATGgtattaaaaacattaatgattaatatttggctgtattttctttattttttagaaacagagtcttgttctgtcacccaagctgaagtacaGAGGcatagtcatagctcactgcatcaaacacctaggctcaagcgagcctcctgaatatctgggactaAAGGTGTACCTCACCACTCccggataaatttttaaaataactttttgtagagacggagtcttgatatgatgttgcccagactggccttgaactcctggcctcaagcgatcctcttgcctcagcctcccaaagtgttgggattataagcatgagccaccatacttggcctgGCGTGtatttgcttgcttgcttgctttttttgtttgtttgtttgtttgttttgagacggagttttgctcttgctgcccaggctggagtgtagtggcacgatctcagctcactgcaacctccatctcccgggttcaaacaattctcctgcctcagcctcccgagtagctgggattacagacacccaccaccatgcgtggctgattttttttttttttttatctttagtagagacagggtttcaccatgttgaccaggctggtcttgaactcctgaactcaggcgatccacccacctcagccttccaaaatgctgggattacaggcgtgagccactgtgctcagcctggcctgtattttctttaaagaaggCTGTTTGCACATTCTGCTATCCCATATAGCCGAATAGGGACAGACTCTTGCAGGTTTTTTGAAGAGGCAATGGCACAAGAGGCAGCTTCCCAAATATGCTTGTGTGCCTTCTAAAAGGGCAAAGTCTGCCTCAGTAAGATTCCCAGGATGGGAAGAAAACTGGGTTTGCTTCTGTGCTCAAGATGGAGCCCTAGGGTGTTCTTTGACTGGAACTCTATAAGGCAACTGCACAGGTCTACATTTTGCCAGCTAAACCACAGGTTACAAATCTAAGTTTGTtgtaataaaagaggaaaaaattcaattagaaccatcttgtattttatttactgtaatcattctttcttcttcttctttttttttttttttttttttttttgagatggagtctcattctgtcacccaggttggagtgcagtgggaagagcttggttcactgcaacccacaggtgggtgccaccactcctggcgaatttttgtctactgtgcctgg
This genomic stretch from Homo sapiens chromosome 14, GRCh38.p14 Primary Assembly harbors:
- the LRR1 gene encoding leucine-rich repeat protein 1 isoform 3 (isoform 3 is encoded by transcript variant 3), whose product is MKLHCEVEVISRHLPALGLRNRGKGVRAVLSLCQQTSRSQPPVRAFLLISTLKDKRGTRYELRENIEQFFTKFVDEGKATVRLKEPPVDICLSKDSIWLSYHSIPSLPRFGYRKNLCLWKILSELFHSRNYYHESAFCCPHCGLSR